A genomic stretch from Anaerococcus mediterraneensis includes:
- a CDS encoding restriction endonuclease subunit S has product MDWVRLGDIADIKAGGTPSRSNKEYWDNGKIPWAKISDFNGKFLDKTEEFINENGLENSSAKLFKAGTILYSIFATIGEATILSIDSSTNQAIAGVDVNEDLALKEYVYYYLLSIKDEVIAKSRGVAQNNINLSILRNFEILLPDKKTQKSIVECLSVAEKLIKIRQDQIQALDDLLESSFYQMFGDIISTKYDVLKIDEIAKSTQYGTSKKADDKTGNYPILRMGNITYNGLLDLNDLKYIDISDDEKDKYLVKNGDILFNRTNSKELVGKTAIYNLDQEMAYAGYLIRLRVNEKINPIFLSRQMNMSFFKKTLFIKAKASINMSNINSKELREFKIICPPIEKQNKFADLVTKIEGQKGILEDSLSELSDLFASLMQDAFDGSLGK; this is encoded by the coding sequence ATGGACTGGGTGAGATTAGGGGATATAGCTGATATCAAAGCTGGTGGAACTCCTAGTAGATCCAATAAAGAATATTGGGATAATGGCAAAATACCATGGGCTAAAATATCAGATTTCAATGGAAAATTTTTAGATAAAACAGAAGAATTCATCAATGAAAATGGCTTAGAAAACTCATCTGCAAAACTTTTTAAAGCTGGAACAATACTTTATAGTATATTTGCAACCATAGGTGAAGCAACAATACTAAGTATTGACTCATCTACTAATCAAGCGATCGCTGGAGTTGATGTCAATGAGGATTTAGCATTAAAAGAATATGTATATTATTATTTATTATCTATAAAAGATGAGGTGATAGCAAAAAGTAGGGGAGTTGCTCAAAACAATATAAACTTATCTATTTTAAGAAACTTCGAGATTCTTTTGCCTGATAAAAAAACACAAAAATCAATAGTAGAGTGTTTGTCAGTAGCTGAAAAACTAATCAAAATCCGCCAGGACCAGATCCAGGCCTTGGATGATTTGCTTGAGTCTAGTTTTTATCAAATGTTTGGTGATATAATTTCTACTAAATATGATGTGTTAAAAATTGATGAAATAGCTAAGTCAACACAATATGGAACAAGCAAAAAAGCTGATGATAAAACCGGAAATTATCCTATTTTACGAATGGGAAATATTACTTATAATGGATTGTTAGATCTGAATGATCTGAAATATATCGATATTTCTGATGATGAAAAAGATAAATACTTAGTAAAAAATGGCGATATTTTATTCAATAGAACTAACAGTAAAGAATTGGTTGGAAAAACTGCTATATACAATTTAGACCAAGAAATGGCATATGCAGGATATTTAATAAGATTGAGAGTTAACGAAAAAATAAATCCTATATTTTTATCAAGACAAATGAATATGAGTTTCTTTAAAAAAACATTGTTTATTAAAGCTAAAGCGTCAATAAATATGTCAAACATTAATTCAAAGGAGTTAAGAGAATTCAAAATAATTTGTCCACCAATCGAAAAGCAAAACAAGTTCGCAGACCTGGTTACAAAAATTGAGGGGCAGAAGGGGATTTTGGAGGACTCTCTATCAGAGCTTTCTGATCTTTTTGCATCTCTTATGCAGGATGCCTTTGACGGGTCTTTGGGCAAATAA
- a CDS encoding recombinase family protein: MSKIALYIRLSVEDMIKTDESESIINQRAYLNDYLDKNEEFKNFTREEYVDDGYSGTNENRPAFQRMLEDVKKNNIQTIIVKDLSRFMRDYITLGDYLENIFPFLGVRFIAINDGYDSNKEKGNGTDLDIQFKGLLYDFYTKDISEKVKSSMTTLKKQGKFLAWSPPLGYMKDPNDRHKIIVDEETAWIVKKIFKLALDGISSRNIAKILNEEKIPTPSKRKSELTNLDFEYSIIRTAKKPRPTWTNGNVIDVLANENYTGTYTFNMQDKSVLNPSSFKFKPKEEWGRVENNHEAIISKEDFEKVQKIKEKNLFMKGKNTDYEWRKKSPLQGFAKCPTCNHILGCTQSKRKRQDGTIRVHTYFTCRICKCNNVKHKNSRAGSLEEQVFEAIKEKYGLEDPIKDEKVKVKPMEKSIEDLETKKMQSFEKYKLGKMNRQKFIDSKNSIDEEIQAIKEKIQKAKEEKEVIDNTKLTRELMEKYIDSVFCEGNEVLNIIWK; this comes from the coding sequence ATGAGTAAGATTGCTCTTTATATTAGATTATCCGTTGAAGATATGATAAAGACTGATGAAAGTGAAAGTATCATAAATCAAAGGGCTTATCTAAATGATTATCTAGATAAGAATGAAGAATTTAAAAACTTCACAAGAGAAGAATATGTCGATGACGGATATTCTGGAACAAATGAAAATAGACCAGCCTTTCAAAGAATGCTTGAAGATGTAAAGAAAAATAATATCCAGACGATAATTGTAAAAGACTTGTCCAGATTTATGAGAGATTATATAACACTTGGAGATTACCTTGAAAATATATTTCCATTCCTAGGAGTAAGATTCATTGCCATAAATGATGGATATGATAGCAACAAAGAAAAGGGGAATGGAACAGATTTAGATATTCAATTCAAGGGACTATTATATGATTTCTACACAAAAGATATTTCTGAAAAGGTAAAGTCATCTATGACTACACTTAAAAAACAAGGAAAGTTTTTAGCTTGGAGTCCACCATTGGGATACATGAAAGATCCTAATGATAGACACAAAATCATAGTTGATGAAGAAACAGCTTGGATAGTAAAGAAGATTTTTAAACTTGCACTTGATGGTATATCTTCAAGAAATATAGCTAAGATATTAAATGAAGAAAAAATTCCAACACCATCAAAAAGAAAGAGCGAATTAACCAATCTTGACTTTGAATATTCAATAATTAGAACTGCAAAAAAGCCTAGACCAACTTGGACTAATGGCAATGTAATAGATGTATTAGCAAATGAAAATTATACTGGAACTTACACTTTCAATATGCAAGATAAGTCAGTATTGAATCCATCTTCTTTTAAATTCAAACCAAAAGAAGAATGGGGAAGAGTTGAGAATAACCATGAAGCTATTATATCTAAAGAAGACTTTGAAAAAGTTCAAAAGATTAAAGAGAAGAATCTGTTTATGAAAGGTAAGAATACCGATTATGAATGGAGAAAGAAATCTCCATTACAAGGTTTTGCAAAATGTCCAACTTGTAATCACATTCTAGGATGTACTCAATCAAAAAGGAAACGACAAGATGGTACTATAAGGGTTCACACATATTTTACTTGTAGGATATGTAAGTGTAATAATGTAAAACACAAGAACTCAAGAGCAGGAAGCCTTGAAGAGCAAGTATTTGAAGCAATAAAGGAAAAATATGGTCTAGAAGATCCAATCAAGGATGAAAAAGTAAAAGTTAAACCTATGGAAAAATCTATCGAAGATCTTGAAACTAAGAAAATGCAAAGTTTTGAGAAGTATAAATTAGGCAAGATGAACAGACAAAAATTCATTGACTCTAAAAATTCGATAGATGAAGAAATACAAGCAATAAAAGAAAAAATACAAAAAGCAAAAGAAGAAAAAGAAGTAATAGACAACACTAAACTTACCAGAGAATTGATGGAGAAATATATAGATTCAGTATTCTGTGAAGGAAACGAAGTGTTGAACATAATATGGAAGTAG
- a CDS encoding recombinase family protein, giving the protein MARTSKRYIEKKSEKTERKVFKAGIYTRLSNERTEEWREKSYSIETQILSCKEYALKENIDVLEVYTDYEYSGTNFERPSFQNMMQDIRDRRINCIIIRDLSRLGREYLEMGRLIDKVFPFLGVRFISVNDKLDTVKETDSKKSFEVTLKNIINDMYAKDISVKIKTSKHNRARNGYFIGSVPPYGYKIKKSKEGQKLVIDENVRFIVEEMFDLTLQGKSQYEVAKHFNEKGYAPGMIYYKTGRVYRENDDPEWNKGTISKMLTNPAYTGTLVQGVKQQNLAKGIKQHFVDESQYIICENAHEAIISKEVHERILRERQERKKNHVFSSPMHNFENRDYENRFKGLVINNNTGKELNRRTRIYGKNRDRLYYSFQNERFSGSIKPEKSVFIMERDLDQAISDKVSEFIMKTTSKTKFVNRIKARFNNAIDTFKKDIENLKRKNLNEENIIQRAYEEYSLGKIDRDEYLLRREIAQSHMATFDNEISAIEVNISKLKKERLKSTKWINDLYASKNLEKLPGDLIHSLIEKVIVYDKHEFEIVFKFNIDNLVGGTDDE; this is encoded by the coding sequence ATGGCAAGAACTTCCAAAAGATATATTGAAAAGAAAAGCGAAAAGACAGAAAGAAAAGTCTTTAAGGCCGGAATTTATACAAGGCTATCCAACGAAAGAACAGAAGAGTGGAGAGAAAAATCATACTCAATAGAAACTCAAATACTGTCTTGTAAAGAATATGCATTAAAAGAAAATATAGATGTTTTAGAAGTTTACACTGACTATGAATATAGTGGGACAAACTTTGAAAGACCATCATTTCAGAATATGATGCAAGATATTAGAGATAGAAGAATCAATTGTATTATTATCAGAGATTTATCAAGACTTGGAAGAGAATATCTTGAAATGGGAAGATTGATTGATAAAGTTTTTCCATTTTTAGGGGTTAGATTTATTTCAGTTAATGATAAATTAGACACAGTTAAAGAAACAGATTCAAAGAAATCTTTTGAGGTTACTCTTAAAAATATTATCAATGATATGTATGCTAAGGATATTTCAGTTAAGATAAAAACCTCAAAACACAATAGGGCAAGAAACGGATACTTTATTGGTTCTGTCCCACCTTATGGCTACAAGATTAAAAAATCTAAAGAAGGTCAAAAACTTGTAATCGATGAAAATGTTAGATTTATTGTGGAAGAGATGTTTGATTTAACTCTTCAAGGCAAAAGCCAATATGAAGTCGCAAAGCATTTTAATGAAAAGGGATATGCTCCTGGAATGATTTATTATAAAACTGGGAGAGTTTACAGAGAAAATGATGATCCTGAATGGAATAAAGGGACAATTTCTAAAATGCTTACAAACCCAGCTTATACGGGGACTTTAGTACAAGGAGTTAAGCAACAAAATCTTGCAAAAGGAATTAAGCAACATTTTGTAGATGAAAGTCAGTATATAATTTGTGAGAATGCACATGAAGCAATCATTTCTAAGGAAGTTCACGAAAGAATCTTACGAGAAAGACAAGAAAGAAAGAAAAATCATGTTTTCAGTTCGCCAATGCACAATTTTGAAAATAGGGACTATGAGAACAGATTTAAAGGTCTTGTAATCAATAATAATACTGGCAAAGAACTTAATAGAAGAACTCGTATCTATGGTAAGAATAGAGATAGACTTTACTATTCATTTCAGAATGAGAGATTTAGTGGAAGTATAAAACCCGAAAAATCAGTATTCATTATGGAAAGAGATTTAGATCAGGCTATTAGTGATAAAGTTTCTGAGTTTATTATGAAGACAACTAGCAAGACAAAATTTGTTAACCGAATTAAAGCTAGATTTAATAACGCAATAGATACTTTTAAGAAAGACATTGAAAATCTTAAAAGAAAAAATCTAAATGAAGAAAATATCATTCAAAGAGCCTATGAAGAATACAGTCTAGGTAAGATTGATAGAGATGAGTATCTATTAAGAAGAGAGATTGCTCAAAGTCATATGGCTACATTTGATAACGAGATTTCAGCAATTGAAGTGAATATATCAAAACTTAAAAAAGAAAGATTAAAATCAACAAAATGGATAAATGATTTATATGCTTCAAAGAATTTGGAAAAGCTACCTGGCGATTTAATCCATAGCTTAATTGAAAAAGTAATAGTTTATGATAAACACGAATTTGAAATAGTCTTTAAATTCAATATAGATAATTTGGTAGGAGGAACAGACGATGAGTAA
- a CDS encoding recombinase family protein yields the protein MEKFACMYLRLSREDGDSTESNSISNQRQIIKSYARDNDFKVVAEYVDDGFSGSNFDRPKFKKMIQDLEEKKFKTIIVKDLSRFGRDYIESGKYLQKIFPEKGIRFISVNDNYDSENADVSDTHLILPIRNFINDSYCRDISMKVKSSKEIKRKNGEFIGAFAPFGYKKDSKNKHKLVVDTEVSHIIERIFNMKIDGYSSKAIADFLNSIGCVTPSKHKENSGDNHTTGFIVKDSKWDAKMVNRIITNKVYIGVLEQGKTRKLNYKSKREVEVNEEDWIVINDSHKPIISKSIYALANKMMLRDVKQSADIPHILSGMLYCKDCGSSMVRRKVKSKNGYNIFYICSHYNNKGDCTRHSIKEDYLMDMTLFALKDYLKKYNELLSQVNKLDVSKVTFNIDFESLNSEKRKYERLRQSLYMDLEDELITSEEFERFRKNYLIKIREIEKQIATKKNILANLQEKMKNKDSLVSEIVPTDLSSLNRLTIVSFIDRIEIGENSEINFVFNNLETVNLLKTLIKEESESKSEVRKNLISINKVFGNALENKTPMQLVGGVL from the coding sequence ATGGAAAAATTTGCTTGTATGTATCTTCGTTTATCAAGAGAGGATGGAGATAGCACAGAAAGTAATTCTATTTCAAATCAAAGACAGATTATCAAATCATATGCAAGGGACAATGATTTTAAAGTTGTTGCTGAATATGTAGACGATGGCTTTTCAGGATCTAATTTTGACAGACCAAAATTTAAGAAGATGATTCAAGATCTTGAAGAGAAAAAGTTCAAAACAATTATTGTGAAGGACTTATCCCGTTTTGGGAGGGATTATATCGAATCAGGTAAATATCTTCAAAAGATATTTCCAGAAAAAGGTATTCGATTTATTTCCGTAAACGATAACTATGACAGTGAAAATGCAGATGTAAGCGATACACACCTAATTCTTCCGATAAGAAACTTTATTAATGATTCTTATTGTAGAGATATTTCTATGAAAGTTAAATCTTCAAAAGAGATCAAAAGAAAGAATGGTGAATTTATTGGTGCATTTGCTCCTTTTGGTTATAAGAAGGATAGCAAAAACAAACATAAGTTAGTCGTTGATACAGAAGTTTCACATATAATTGAAAGAATCTTCAATATGAAGATAGACGGTTATTCGTCTAAGGCTATTGCAGATTTTTTAAATAGCATAGGTTGTGTAACACCATCTAAGCATAAAGAAAATTCTGGTGATAATCATACTACTGGTTTTATTGTTAAAGACTCTAAATGGGACGCAAAAATGGTCAATAGGATTATTACAAACAAGGTCTATATAGGAGTGCTTGAACAAGGGAAAACTAGAAAACTAAATTACAAGTCTAAGAGAGAAGTAGAAGTAAATGAAGAAGATTGGATTGTAATAAACGACTCTCATAAGCCTATTATTTCAAAAAGCATTTATGCTTTGGCTAATAAGATGATGCTCCGAGATGTAAAACAATCAGCAGATATACCACATATTTTATCAGGAATGCTTTATTGCAAAGATTGTGGATCTTCAATGGTTAGAAGAAAGGTTAAGTCCAAGAATGGATATAATATTTTTTATATTTGTTCTCACTATAATAACAAAGGAGATTGCACAAGACATAGTATAAAAGAAGACTATCTAATGGATATGACTCTTTTTGCACTTAAAGATTATTTAAAAAAATATAATGAACTACTAAGTCAAGTTAATAAGTTAGATGTATCAAAAGTAACATTTAACATTGATTTTGAAAGCTTAAACTCAGAAAAAAGAAAGTATGAAAGACTTAGACAATCTTTATATATGGACTTAGAAGACGAACTTATAACTTCTGAAGAGTTTGAAAGGTTCAGAAAAAATTATCTTATTAAGATCAGGGAAATAGAGAAACAAATTGCTACAAAGAAAAATATACTTGCCAATTTGCAAGAAAAGATGAAAAACAAGGACAGTTTGGTTTCTGAAATTGTTCCCACTGATTTAAGTAGCCTAAATAGGCTAACAATTGTATCTTTTATAGATAGAATTGAAATCGGAGAAAATAGTGAGATTAATTTTGTATTTAATAATTTGGAAACAGTTAACTTACTGAAGACCCTTATAAAAGAAGAAAGTGAAAGTAAGTCTGAAGTAAGGAAGAATTTGATTTCAATAAATAAGGTCTTTGGAAATGCTCTTGAAAACAAGACTCCAATGCAATTAGTTGGAGGTGTTTTATAA
- a CDS encoding RNA polymerase sigma factor, whose translation MDKEYYLFVEGKKVVVSKEVYLAYHSELNKEKYQMRRDRLNNCFFFCSYDHDGNFEENLEDLEFDVEKIIETKEMIEEVRRAISKLNPVERDLIESLFYKEETIREVAAKLNISNPAVIKRRNKVLEKLKEMLEDF comes from the coding sequence ATGGACAAAGAATACTATTTATTTGTAGAAGGAAAGAAAGTGGTTGTTAGCAAAGAGGTATATCTTGCTTATCATAGTGAATTGAATAAAGAGAAATATCAAATGAGAAGAGACAGGTTAAATAACTGTTTCTTTTTTTGTTCCTATGATCATGATGGTAATTTTGAAGAAAATTTAGAAGATCTGGAATTTGATGTTGAAAAAATTATCGAAACAAAGGAAATGATTGAAGAAGTAAGAAGAGCTATTTCTAAACTCAATCCTGTTGAAAGGGATTTGATAGAAAGTCTTTTTTATAAAGAAGAAACAATTAGAGAAGTAGCCGCTAAACTGAATATTTCTAATCCAGCCGTTATTAAAAGGCGTAATAAAGTCTTAGAAAAACTAAAGGAAATGTTAGAAGACTTTTAG
- a CDS encoding helix-turn-helix domain-containing protein codes for MAFADRLKEFREKEKLSQADFAKIIGISTRTLVHYEDGERYPRDVEVYKKIAEVMDCDYNYLLEESDEFLNRVYNMGGKRELEKARALTEGLSSLFAGGEISDEDKDAAFEAITRAYWEAKRENKKYGRKKKD; via the coding sequence ATGGCTTTTGCGGATAGATTAAAGGAATTTCGTGAAAAAGAAAAGTTAAGTCAGGCAGATTTTGCAAAAATAATAGGAATAAGTACAAGAACTCTTGTACATTATGAAGACGGAGAAAGATACCCAAGAGATGTCGAGGTTTACAAAAAAATAGCTGAAGTTATGGACTGTGATTACAATTATCTTCTAGAAGAAAGTGACGAGTTTTTAAATAGAGTTTATAACATGGGTGGCAAAAGAGAATTAGAAAAAGCTAGAGCATTAACAGAAGGTCTAAGTTCTTTATTTGCTGGTGGAGAAATTTCTGACGAAGATAAAGATGCTGCTTTTGAAGCTATTACTCGTGCTTATTGGGAGGCTAAAAGAGAAAACAAGAAATACGGTCGTAAGAAAAAAGATTAG
- a CDS encoding ImmA/IrrE family metallo-endopeptidase, translated as MSMNRYIYDKVNRLIKKYKTRDPIELIEALNINLVYLPKTEILLGMYHYIQRNRFIFISSNTNFNRKTILAHELGHDQLHRDYCMSGGAFHDQTVLNPTNKFETEANIFAAHLLISDEDVFDNINDQVCDYEIAGKLGVDINLLNLKISELAKMGKFNKPINVNTPQGDFLKNYRPEHDDYY; from the coding sequence ATGAGCATGAATCGCTATATATATGATAAGGTTAATCGACTTATAAAAAAATATAAGACACGAGATCCTATCGAATTAATAGAAGCTTTGAATATTAACCTGGTATATCTACCTAAAACAGAAATACTTTTAGGAATGTACCATTATATTCAAAGGAACAGATTTATTTTTATCAGTAGCAACACAAATTTTAATAGAAAGACGATATTAGCACATGAATTAGGTCACGATCAACTTCACAGAGATTATTGTATGAGTGGCGGAGCTTTTCATGACCAAACAGTGCTAAACCCTACAAATAAATTTGAAACTGAAGCAAATATTTTTGCAGCTCATTTATTAATAAGTGATGAAGATGTCTTCGATAATATCAATGATCAAGTTTGTGATTATGAAATCGCTGGAAAGTTAGGTGTAGATATAAATTTACTAAATCTAAAAATTTCTGAGTTAGCAAAAATGGGCAAGTTTAATAAACCAATTAATGTTAATACACCTCAGGGAGATTTTCTTAAAAACTATCGCCCTGAACATGATGATTATTATTAG
- a CDS encoding virulence RhuM family protein translates to MSREMDKNKDENHDNKELQIRSSAAEYLTFIAANGDDQEAIEIRYEDENIWLTQKMMAALYDVSTAAINQHLKKIFDDNELQEEATIKNFLIVQKEGSRNVSRETKHYNLQAIIAVGFKVNNERAVQFRKWANQIVKDFTIKGWAMDDERLKNSGTKLTKDYFEKLLVKIREIRLSERRFYQKITDIYATSLDYDPSAKATKRFFAAIQNKLHYAIHGKTAAELIVDRANHKTKNMGLTTWEGSPDSKIHKYDVVVAKNYLNEEELNQMQRIVSSYLDMAELQAERHIPMTMEDWEKRLNGFLQLWDKEILNDAGKVSAALAKKHAESEFEKYRIIQDRLYKSDFDKFLELEDNTKDLEK, encoded by the coding sequence ATGAGTAGAGAAATGGATAAAAATAAAGACGAAAATCATGATAATAAAGAACTTCAAATCAGATCCTCCGCTGCTGAATACTTGACTTTTATTGCAGCAAATGGTGATGACCAGGAAGCTATTGAAATTAGATATGAAGATGAAAATATTTGGCTAACTCAAAAGATGATGGCAGCTCTTTATGATGTCAGTACTGCAGCAATAAATCAGCACTTGAAAAAAATATTTGATGACAATGAATTACAAGAAGAAGCAACTATTAAGAATTTCTTAATAGTTCAAAAAGAAGGTTCTAGAAATGTTTCGAGAGAAACAAAACACTACAACCTACAAGCAATTATTGCAGTAGGGTTTAAAGTAAATAACGAACGTGCAGTCCAATTTAGAAAGTGGGCAAACCAAATTGTAAAAGATTTTACAATTAAAGGTTGGGCAATGGATGATGAAAGACTCAAAAATTCTGGCACAAAACTTACCAAGGATTATTTCGAAAAATTACTTGTAAAAATTCGCGAGATTCGATTATCTGAAAGAAGATTCTATCAAAAAATCACAGATATTTATGCCACTTCCTTAGACTATGATCCATCTGCAAAAGCAACAAAAAGATTTTTTGCCGCTATTCAAAACAAATTACACTATGCCATTCATGGAAAAACTGCAGCTGAATTAATTGTAGATAGAGCCAATCACAAAACTAAAAATATGGGACTTACTACTTGGGAAGGATCTCCAGATTCAAAAATTCATAAATATGATGTAGTCGTTGCAAAAAATTATCTAAACGAAGAAGAACTAAATCAAATGCAAAGAATTGTTTCATCTTATTTGGACATGGCAGAACTACAAGCAGAAAGACATATCCCTATGACTATGGAAGATTGGGAAAAAAGATTAAATGGATTTTTACAACTATGGGATAAAGAAATCTTAAACGATGCAGGAAAAGTGTCTGCAGCTCTTGCTAAAAAACACGCAGAGAGTGAGTTTGAAAAATATAGAATTATACAAGATAGACTCTACAAAAGTGATTTTGATAAGTTCTTAGAACTTGAAGACAATACTAAAGATTTAGAAAAATAA